The following proteins are encoded in a genomic region of Primulina huaijiensis isolate GDHJ02 chromosome 3, ASM1229523v2, whole genome shotgun sequence:
- the LOC140972225 gene encoding LOW QUALITY PROTEIN: BURP domain protein USPL1-like (The sequence of the model RefSeq protein was modified relative to this genomic sequence to represent the inferred CDS: substituted 1 base at 1 genomic stop codon): MTSQFGSLVFLPLVFLLYSLFSLKCCLQLSEADVKIFPRHVSVDPMKAATDHGDDHLRLRVENPGLDPEMNVFFHLNDLVIGNRIPIYFPXRNPSASPRFLSTEESDSIPFSTSQFPKLLEFFSFPSDSKQAKAMKMTLHHCEAKPIKGETKICATSLESLLDFVQSVFGTGLKFKVLNTDYLNESISTLQNYTVHEDPSLIPASELVSCHRLPYPYAVFYCHAQVGDNVVYKALMEGDDGGRVEAAAICHMDTSEWDPKHAGFRVLKTRPGADPVCHFFPVDSLVFIPMLS; encoded by the exons ATGACTTCCCAGTTCGGTTCCCTCGTCTTCCTCCCCCTCGTCTTCCTCCTGTATTCCCTGTTTTCGCTTAAG TGCTGTCTCCAATTATCGGAAGCAGACGTGAAGATTTTCCCCAGACATGTTTCTGTTGATCCCATGAAAGCTGCGACCGATCATGGAGATGACCATCTTCGATTACGGGTCGAAAATCCAGGCCTGGATCCTGAGATGAACGTGTTTTTTCATCTCAATGATCTCGTCATCGGGAACAGGATACCCATCTATTTTCCCTGAAGAAACCCGTCTGCGTCTCCCCGTTTTCTTTCCACGGAGGAATCCGACTCCATCCCTTTCTCCACATCACAATTCCCCAAACTTCTCGAATTTTTCTCGTTCCCATCGGATTCCAAACAAGCCAAAGCCATGAAGATGACGCTTCACCACTGTGAAGCTAAGCCGATCAAAGGAGAGACCAAAATCTGCGCCACCTCTCTAGAATCCCTGTTGGATTTCGTTCAATCCGTGTTCGGGACCGGTTTGAAGTTCAAGGTATTGAATACCGATTACCTGAATGAATCGATCTCCACTTTGCAAAACTACACAGTCCATGAAGACCCGTCATTGATTCCGGCTTCGGAACTGGTGTCGTGCCACAGATTGCCGTACCCGTACGCGGTTTTCTACTGCCATGCTCAGGTGGGAGACAACGTGGTTTACAAGGCCTTGATGGAAGGGGACGACGGCGGAAGAGTGGAAGCTGCGGCGATTTGCCATATGGATACCTCGGAGTGGGATCCCAAGCATGCCGGGTTTCGAGTTCTCAAAACTCGGCCGGGGGCGGATCCTGTGTGCCATTTCTTCCCCGTCGATAGTCTTGTATTTATTCCGATGTTAAGTTAA